GCGCACGACGAGGGGACTACCGGGTCCTCATCGAGGTGGACGAGAGCAGTCGGCAGATCCTCGTGATGCGGATCGCGCACCGGTCCGACGTCTACCGGCCCCCGGCGCCGTCCGGCACGGAGTGACGCCGGATCAGCGCGATCAGGCCTGGCGGGAGACCGTGTGGTCCGGACGGATGCCGAGGACCTGCCGGTCGTAGGCAGCGTGGTGGACCGTGCACAGCTCCAGACCGGGCCTCGCTACCGGGATCCCTGCACGCCGGGGACCCGGCCTGGTGACCCGGGCGGACTCGGAAACGGCTTGTGGCGGTTCCGCGGCCGGCGGAGCATGTCGTGCCACGGCCGTGGGCACCGGAGCGGTTTCGCGGTCGGCACAGTGGGGAGGGGACATGACCGCCACAGCACAGGGTCGCCCGGCTCTGAAGGGCTTCCACCACGTCTCGATCACCGCCACCGACCTCGACGCCAGTGTCGCGTGGTACCAGCGTGTCCTGGGTCTGCAACCCCTGCCCATGACGTTCCCGCACTACGGCTCGGAGGACTCCGGACACGCGATCGTGCTGCTCGAGCCGGAGCAGGGGTGGGCGATCGGCATCCACCACAACGTCGCGAACTCCGGCACGCCGGCGGACGAGACGGTGACCGGGCTCGACCACGTCGCGCTGGCGGTGGCGACCCGGGAGGACCTCGACGCCTGGGCTGCGTGGCTCGACGGCATGGGCGTTCAACACGCAGGGGTCACGGACACCACCGATCCCATGCCGTACTCGGTGCTCGTCTTCCGCGATCCGGACAACATCCAGCTGGAGATGGTCCACCTCCCGACCTGAGCGGTCAGCGGGCGTCGGCGAGCCGCTCCAGCGCGGCGGTGAAACTGGCGTTCCACAGACCCAGGTGCGGCCAGCGCTCGGCCACGTGCGCCGTCGCCTCGTCGACCGACATCCCCTCCTCGCGCACCAGCCAGCCGCGCAGCACCAGCCCGGTCCGCGACGCCCCGCCGTGGCAGTGCACCAGCACCGGGTGGCCCTCGGCGCGCAGCGCGGTCAGGTCGTCGAGGACGTCGGCGAGCATCACGTCGAGGTCGACGTTGTGCTCGTTGTCGGCGATGTAGGCCATCCGGTGGTTGGTGTGCGGGAACGGCTCGCCCAACCGGCACAGCGAGATGACCGCGAACCCCTCGTCCGAGTACCGCGCCCCGTCGAGGTTGCCCGCCCAGATCCCCGGCAGCACCTCCACCGGCCCGATCCGTGGGATGACGCCCGGGTCGTACGACGGCACCGGCTTGCCGTCCAGCGCCGCGGCCAGCTGCTGCAGGTCGGCCAGCCGCCACACCCGGTCCCCGTGCCCGGGCACCCGCCCGTGCACCACCGACGACCACCGCATGGGGATGCCGCCCATCCCGTACACCGCCCCGGCCAGCCCGCCGGCCACGCACGCGACGGTGTCCGTGTCGCCGCCGAGGTCGACCACCAGCCGCAGCACCTCGGCGAAGTCCGCACCCATCCGCAGCGCCCACACCGCCTGCCCGAGCGTCGGCCACACCGCGCCGTTGGACTCGGTCGCCATCGACGGCTCCCAGTCCGGCGCGAGCACCGTCGCCCAGCGCTCGCGGTGCTCAGACGCCACCAGGGACAGGGCAGCGGGGACGGCGGCCAGCGGGTCACCGCCGTCCAGCGCCACCCGCAGCAGCTCGTGGAACACCGCGCACCCCTCGCCGGCAGACGGGTCCCCGTGGGTCAGGGCAGAGATCCGCCGCGCGGCGTCCACGGTCGCGTCGGTGCCGAAGCGCGAGAACCAGATCGCCGCCGGCGTCGTCCGCATCAGCGACCCGTTGCCCGCCGCGTGCCCCGACCGCGCGAAGTGCTCGGCGGCGGCCCGGTCCCACGGCAGCCCCGACCGCAGCACCGCCCGCGTCTGGTTGCCGATGTCCGGCGGCTCGGCCTCTGCCCACCTGACGAACCGGTCGAAGAGCTCCGGCTCGGACAGCCCGCCGTTCTCCACCAGCGAGCCGGCCACCATCAGCGCCATCTGCGTGTCGTCGGTGAACTCGCCCGGCTCCCAGTCGCCCGACCCGCCGCCGCACATCTCCGTCGACGAGCCACGGGCAGGAAGCGGGAAGCGGGCCGAGAAGGCGCCCGGCGGGCCGAACTCGAACGGCGCCCCCAGCGCGTCACCCACCGCCGAGCCGACGAGAGCGCCGGCCACCCGGTGCGAGCGGTGCAGTCCTGCGGTCACGTGCGCATCCTCCCTCCGGCGCGGGTCACCCCGATCACGCAGTCCGCATGAGACCGTCCCGTCTCGATGTACCGCACCGACGGCTCCCTGGTCCTCAGCCCCACCGACCTGACCCGCCACCAGGCCTGCGCCCACCTGACCACGCTCGACCTCGCCGTCGCCGACGGCCGGCTCGCGCCGCCGGCCGAGGGCCCCGGCGACCACGCCGAGCTCATCGCCGACCTCGGCACCGAGCACGAGCTGCGCTACCTCGACGCGCTGGAGGCCGAGGGCCGCACCATCGTGCGCGTCCCCGTCCGGCTCGACGCGCGCGGCCGCCGGGAGGCCGAGGCGCTCACCCTCGAGGCGATGCGCGCCGGCGTCGACGTCGTCCACCAGGCGCAGTTCACCGACGGCACGTGGGCCGGCGCCGCCGACTTCCTGCTCAAGGTCGGCACCCCGTCCGCGCTGGGCGACTGGTCCTACGAGGTCGCCGACGCCAAGCTCGCCCGCCGCGTCAAGGTGCCCGCGCTGCTGCAGATGGCCACCTACGCCGAGCGGCTCGCCGTCCTCCAGGGCCGGCAGCCCGACCGCGTCTGCGTGGTCACCGGCGACGGCGTCGCCCACCCGTGGCGGCTGGTCGACGTCGCCGCCTACGCCCGCCGCGCCCGCGCGAAGCTGGCCGCCTTCGTCGCCGACCCGCCGGCCACCGAGCCGGTCCCGACCCCCTACTGCAGCCAGTGCACCTGGAAGCCGCGCTGCGACGGCGAGCTGCTCGCGGCCGACGACCTGAGCCTCGTCGCGGGCATGCGCGCCGACACCCGCGCGGCCCTGCGCGCCGCCGGCATCACCACCCTCGAGCAGCTCGCCGCCGCCGACGACGCGACTCTCCGGGCCGCCCGCATCGGCGCGGCCACCCGCACCCGCGTCCAGGAGCAGGCCCGCGAGCAGCTGCGCGAGCGCGCCACCGGCGTCCCCACCCGGACCCTGCTCCCGCCGGCGAAGAACACCGGCCTGCTCCGGCTGCCCGAGCCCAGCGACGGCGACCTCTACCTCGACTTCGAGGGCGACCCGCACTCCGCCGACGGCGCCGGGCTCGAGTACCTCGCCGGCATCGGACGGCGGGACGGCAGCTTCGCCGCGCTGTGGGCGCACGACCCCGCCGCCGAGAAGCAGATGGTCTGCGACCTGATCGACCTGATCCGGGAGGCCTGGGACGCCGACCGGGGCATGCACGTCTACCACTACGCCGCCTACGAGGTCAGCGCGCTCAAGCGGCTCACCGGCCGCTACGGCGTCCGCGAGGCCGAGCTCGACGAGCTGCTGCGCGCCGAGCGGTTCGTCGACCTCCACCCCGTCGTCCGGCAGTCGATGCGGATCAGCAAGGGCTCGTACTCGATCAAGAAGGTCGAGGCGTTCTACGGCCGGCAGCACACCGGCGAGGTCGCCGACGCGATG
This region of Geodermatophilus bullaregiensis genomic DNA includes:
- a CDS encoding VOC family protein, translating into MTATAQGRPALKGFHHVSITATDLDASVAWYQRVLGLQPLPMTFPHYGSEDSGHAIVLLEPEQGWAIGIHHNVANSGTPADETVTGLDHVALAVATREDLDAWAAWLDGMGVQHAGVTDTTDPMPYSVLVFRDPDNIQLEMVHLPT
- a CDS encoding ADP-ribosylglycohydrolase family protein, giving the protein MTAGLHRSHRVAGALVGSAVGDALGAPFEFGPPGAFSARFPLPARGSSTEMCGGGSGDWEPGEFTDDTQMALMVAGSLVENGGLSEPELFDRFVRWAEAEPPDIGNQTRAVLRSGLPWDRAAAEHFARSGHAAGNGSLMRTTPAAIWFSRFGTDATVDAARRISALTHGDPSAGEGCAVFHELLRVALDGGDPLAAVPAALSLVASEHRERWATVLAPDWEPSMATESNGAVWPTLGQAVWALRMGADFAEVLRLVVDLGGDTDTVACVAGGLAGAVYGMGGIPMRWSSVVHGRVPGHGDRVWRLADLQQLAAALDGKPVPSYDPGVIPRIGPVEVLPGIWAGNLDGARYSDEGFAVISLCRLGEPFPHTNHRMAYIADNEHNVDLDVMLADVLDDLTALRAEGHPVLVHCHGGASRTGLVLRGWLVREEGMSVDEATAHVAERWPHLGLWNASFTAALERLADAR